The following proteins are co-located in the Syntrophorhabdaceae bacterium genome:
- a CDS encoding pirin family protein has protein sequence MDKMRRIRKVLKSVPTIEGAGVHLKRAFGYNECPRLDPFLLLDDFHSSNPADYIKGFPWHPHRGIETITYMREGVVEHGDSMGNRGVISAGDIQWMTAGSGIIHQEMPKGREDGLMHGFQLWANLPGSHKMMKPRYREIKSTDIPEVALENGVRVRVIAGEIEGVKGPVEDIVTDPRYLDITLPPRTTFACPAARGHTVFTYITEGEGYFDESRDPYQFEIKEINYFNFRRDCLLEKESLILYEDGDILHITAGNSPLNFLLVSGEPIGEPVAWYGPIVMNSKEELRVAFEEYEQGTFIKSTG, from the coding sequence ATGGACAAGATGAGGCGGATCAGGAAAGTGCTCAAGAGCGTTCCCACTATCGAGGGCGCGGGCGTCCATCTGAAGCGGGCTTTTGGCTACAACGAGTGCCCCAGGCTCGATCCCTTTCTCCTCCTCGATGATTTTCATTCCTCGAACCCGGCGGACTATATAAAGGGTTTCCCGTGGCACCCCCATCGGGGGATTGAGACGATCACCTATATGCGGGAGGGCGTGGTGGAGCACGGGGACAGCATGGGGAACCGCGGGGTCATCTCCGCGGGCGATATTCAGTGGATGACTGCGGGAAGCGGCATTATCCACCAGGAGATGCCCAAAGGCCGGGAAGACGGGCTCATGCATGGGTTTCAGCTCTGGGCCAACCTCCCGGGCTCCCATAAAATGATGAAGCCGCGCTACCGGGAGATCAAGAGCACGGATATTCCGGAAGTGGCCCTGGAGAACGGGGTCCGGGTGAGAGTAATTGCCGGAGAGATAGAAGGGGTAAAAGGCCCGGTGGAGGATATCGTCACCGATCCCCGCTACCTCGACATCACTTTACCCCCGAGGACAACCTTCGCCTGCCCGGCTGCACGAGGCCATACCGTCTTTACCTATATCACCGAAGGAGAGGGTTATTTCGACGAAAGCCGCGATCCCTATCAATTCGAGATAAAAGAGATTAATTATTTCAATTTCCGCAGGGACTGCCTTCTGGAAAAGGAAAGCCTCATCCTCTATGAGGATGGCGACATTCTCCATATCACTGCCGGAAATTCTCCCCTGAATTTCCTCCTCGTCTCCGGTGAGCCCATAGGCGAGCCGGTCGCCTGGTATGGCCCCATAGTAATGAACAGCAAAGAGGAGCTGAGGGTAGCCTTCGAGGAGTACGAGCAGGGCACATTCATAAAAAGTACCGGTTAG